The sequence AGGGCGCGGAGGGCTTCGAGAAGGAAGTGGTCATCAAGCGGATCCGCTCGTTTCTCGCCAGCGATCCGGGCTTCGTGGACATGTTCATCGCCGAGGCGCGGCTGGCCTCGCGGCTCAACCACGGCAACGTGGTGCAGATCTTCGACTTCGCCAAGCACGAGGACACCTACTACCTGGCGATGGAGTACGTGCGCGGCTGCACGCTCTGGGACCTGCGCAAGAAGTGCAAGGATCTGATGGAGCCCATGCCGCCGGTGCTGGTGGCGCACATCGGCGCGGAGGTGGCGCGCGGGCTCCACTACGCGCACCGGCTCAAGGTCAACGGCGAGCCGCTCTTCCTCGTCCACCGAGACGTCACCCCGCACAACGTCCTCATCTCGTTCGACGGGGCGGTGAAGCTCACCGACTTCGGCATCGCCAAGGCGGGCAACAAGCTCACCTCGCCGGGCATGCTCAAGGGCAAGTTCGCGTACATGTCGCCCGAGCAGTCGCGCGGCGAGAACGTGGACGCGCGCACGGACGTCTTCGCCCTGGGCATCGTCCTGTGGGAGATGCTCACCGGGGGCCGGCTGTTCGACGGGGACTCGGAGCTCGCCGTGCTGCGCGCGGTGCAGCAGAGCGTGATTGCCCACCCGTCCCGCCTCAACCCCGACGTCCCCGAGGAGCTGGGCGACGTGGTGATGAAGGCGCTCGAGCGCGAGCCCGACGCGCGTCACCAGACGGCGGGCGAGCTCGAGCGGGCGCTCGTCCAGTGCGTGCTCAACCACGCCCAGTCTCCGGATGACACGGACGTGTCCGCCTTCGTGCGCCGGGTCTACATCGGTGTCGTGCCGTCGGCGCTGGCCCTGCCGGCCATTGCCGAGCGCACCCAGGCCGGTGACGGGCAGCAGCCTTCGTCGGAGGCCGCTCCTCGCGAGCCCACGGCCGTGCTGCCGGGGCCGCAGGGACGCAGGAACTCGAAGCCGGTGATGCCCGCGGTCTCACCCGACGAGGACGTCAACGCCCCCACGCACCTGCTCCCCAACCGAGGGGAGTCCTCGGAGGGCCGGGACTCCTCCCGCGCGACCACGCCCGGCAGGTCCCTGGCATCCGTGCAGGGGAGGGGGCCCACGCCCTCCGCCGCACCTCAAGAGCAGCAGGCCGAGCCCGTGTACCCGGCCACCGTGTCGCTGCCCGTCCCTGCCGCGCCCGCGCCGGCCGCGCCCGCGCCTGCCTCCTCGGACCGCTCCAAGCGGGTGGGGGTGGTGATGGGAGCGGTGGGGCTGGCCCTGCTGGCCGTGGTCGGCGTCATCAAGCTGGTGCCCTCCCGGGGACAGGGGACGGAGCCTGGCGCCGGCGCCTCCCAGAACCCCGGTATCGCCGGCATGGGCGATCCGGGCACTCCTCCTGTCGTCGCCACTCCGCCGTCTCCGGCCGTCATGGATGCGGGGGCGGTCGCCGAAGCGCCGCAGGGCAGCTCTGATGGCGGGACAGCGGGGGACGCTGGCGCACTGGCCGTGGCTCCTCCGGTGGGTACTCCTCCGGGACCGAGCGGCAAGGTCGAGGCGCCGCCGGTCGCCGCGCAGGCCGTCGCGATGGGCACCCTGGTCGTCCGGGCCGTGCCCTACGCCACCGTCGTGCTCAACGGGAAGTCCTACGGCGAGGTCCAGGGCCAGAAGGCCTTCCCGCTGACTCCGGGCGACTACCAGCTCGTCTTCCGTCACCCCCAGGGCTCCAAGTCGTACGCCATCACCATCGAGCCCAACGGCACGGTGAGGCGTGAGTTCCGCGCCTCCCGCTGAGCGCGCGGCCCTGAGCTTCTCCTTCATCCACCGCTGAGCCCCCGCCGGCCCGGAGCCCCTCCGCGCCTCGGCGCCGGGGCTCTCGTTCGTTGCTGAACATTTCCGTTCGCACGCTTTTCCGGCTTGACACGTGCCGCCAGATTCTGGCACTCAATATCCTCTCTTCAATACACTCCATTGAATGGAAGCAATGGCACTGCTGGCGCCCGAAGAGATTGAACGGATCGAGCGCGACTACGCGGGCGGTCTACCGGCGCGAGCCATCCTCGAGATCTTCCGTCCGCGCGGCGTGCAGCTGTCGGAGGCGACGTTTCGCAAGTACGTCCAGGCCGGCCTGCTGCCGCGCAGCCGCCGCGTGGGACGCAAGGGCAAGCACCAGGGGAGCCTGGGCCTCTATCCGGTGGAGTCGGTGCGGCGCATCAACGCCATCAAGAAGATGATGGCGGAGGGACACACGCTCGAGGACATCAAGCGCTCGTTCCTCTTCCACCGCAACCACATCGATCAGCTCGAGCGGGACCTGGCCTCGGTGCTCGACGGCTTCCAGTCCCAGCTCGGGGACCGACCGTTCGGTGGTGAGCACCGGCGCACGCTCGAGGAGCAGCTGGCCACCCTGCGCCGTCG is a genomic window of Hyalangium gracile containing:
- a CDS encoding serine/threonine protein kinase, which encodes MTLPAGTQIGKYVVQKKLAEGGMAEIYLATSQGAEGFEKEVVIKRIRSFLASDPGFVDMFIAEARLASRLNHGNVVQIFDFAKHEDTYYLAMEYVRGCTLWDLRKKCKDLMEPMPPVLVAHIGAEVARGLHYAHRLKVNGEPLFLVHRDVTPHNVLISFDGAVKLTDFGIAKAGNKLTSPGMLKGKFAYMSPEQSRGENVDARTDVFALGIVLWEMLTGGRLFDGDSELAVLRAVQQSVIAHPSRLNPDVPEELGDVVMKALEREPDARHQTAGELERALVQCVLNHAQSPDDTDVSAFVRRVYIGVVPSALALPAIAERTQAGDGQQPSSEAAPREPTAVLPGPQGRRNSKPVMPAVSPDEDVNAPTHLLPNRGESSEGRDSSRATTPGRSLASVQGRGPTPSAAPQEQQAEPVYPATVSLPVPAAPAPAAPAPASSDRSKRVGVVMGAVGLALLAVVGVIKLVPSRGQGTEPGAGASQNPGIAGMGDPGTPPVVATPPSPAVMDAGAVAEAPQGSSDGGTAGDAGALAVAPPVGTPPGPSGKVEAPPVAAQAVAMGTLVVRAVPYATVVLNGKSYGEVQGQKAFPLTPGDYQLVFRHPQGSKSYAITIEPNGTVRREFRASR
- a CDS encoding MerR family transcriptional regulator, encoding MEAMALLAPEEIERIERDYAGGLPARAILEIFRPRGVQLSEATFRKYVQAGLLPRSRRVGRKGKHQGSLGLYPVESVRRINAIKKMMAEGHTLEDIKRSFLFHRNHIDQLERDLASVLDGFQSQLGDRPFGGEHRRTLEEQLATLRRRAQDLVRDVARLGSAVTARADETPDSQ